The proteins below are encoded in one region of Salmo salar chromosome ssa02, Ssal_v3.1, whole genome shotgun sequence:
- the tpbg gene encoding trophoblast glycoprotein gives MRFVSSLLCCKLEESLENKTLLRLWFFFAVLVSNSACPDKCVCFTPTVKCVNQGLFMVPQSLPANTKTLFITGNNISHLTAGSFPVPLEQLTDLYFTGNQVELLGHNVFNNLPNLRLLDLSNNRILNFSAQAFPDYNKLLDLNLSRAFYNHTSMDEFFSLLRSGGALQLTRLDLSNNDLVVLPEGMFSHLSNLTILNLQNNSLIFIRNGTLSVPPLRELDLRDNALRELPNATLMDLSLKPGLQVHLAGNPWLCDCNIEDLVRWLKSSEQVTDKQNMTCSDPEVLRQLPLLQIEDLELECTFSGEMKSVLETSYVFLGMVLALIGVIFLLVLYLNRKGIKRWIYNIRDACRDHMEGYHYRYEISSDPRLANLSLNSDI, from the coding sequence ATGCGTTTTGTGAGCTCATTGTTATGTTGTAAACTTGAAGAATCCCTGGAAAATAAGACTCTGCTTCGTTTGTGGTTTTTCTTTGCTGTCCTTGTTTCAAATTCAGCCTGTCCTGACAAATGCGTCTGTTTCACGCCCACGGTAAAATGTGTGAACCAGGGCTTATTCATGGTTCCGCAATCATTGCCAGCAAACACTAAAACCCTGTTTATTACTGGGAACAACATTTCCCATCTCACAGCTGGGTCTTTCCCTGTGCCTCTTGAGCAGTTAACAGACTTGTATTTCACGGGAAACCAGGTGGAGCTGCTGGGGCACAATGTATTCAACAACTTGCCAAATCTCAGGCTGCTAGACTTGAGTAACAACAGGATTCTGAATTTTAGTGCTCAAGCCTTCCCTGATTACAACAAACTGCTGGATCTTAACCTCAGCAGAGCTTTTTACAACCATACTTCCATGGATGAGTTCTTCAGCCTGCTACGGAGTGGCGGAGCCCTTCAACTTACCCGCTTAGACCTGTCTAACAATGACCTGGTTGTCCTCCCTGAGGGCATGTTCTCCCACCTCTCCAACCTCACCATCCTCAACCTACAAAACAACTCTCTCATTTTCATCCGGAACGGAACGCTGAGTGTTCCTCCGCTCCGTGAGCTAGACTTGAGGGACAATGCCCTGAGGGAACTACCCAACGCTACACTGATGGACTTAAGCCTCAAGCCTGGGCTTCAGGTGCATCTGGCAGGGAACCCTTGGCTCTGTGACTGCAATATCGAGGACCTTGTTCGCTGGCTGAAGAGCTCCGAGCAGGTCACAGACAAGCAGAATATGACCTGTTCTGACCCTGAGGTACTGCGGCAGTTACCGTTGCTCCAGATAGAAGACTTGGAGTTGGAGTGTACCTTTTCAGGTGAAATGAAAAGTGTGCTGGAGACCTCGTATGTCTTCCTGGGCATGGTGCTGGCCTTGATCGGAGTGATATTTCTGCTGGTCCTCTACCTCAACAGGAAGGGGATAAAGCGGTGGATATACAATATTCGGGACGCGTGCAGGGACCACATGGAGGGCTACCATTACAGGTATGAGATCAGCTCGGACCCCAGGTTGGCCAACCTCAGTCTCAACTCAGACATTTAA